One genomic segment of Clavelina lepadiformis chromosome 3, kaClaLepa1.1, whole genome shotgun sequence includes these proteins:
- the LOC143449224 gene encoding uncharacterized protein LOC143449224 isoform X1 yields the protein MDCHPVGMQVDVLLKAIIDMISQEFKSMRQDMRKEFVKMQESMEDVVSKLFAEIKKAETMNNAMPVEETSQTTVIKSDISLNIEEVYSEKAPVFPLVEVIKEEPLLLEEYEVSQTENDDPNISMLNKFLPQSDIGVNATVEIVKPQSCVARNSDEEFSDSVEMFLNKSTAIERINACKVDAQLLVGNNKEKQFSCNFCDRSFKCKKDLKVHLRTHTGERPYQCQICDKSFTISGNLQAHMRIHTGERPYQCDVCHKLFIQSNGLKHHMRTHTGERPYQCHICQKSFSKKSNLRTHETIHTGKRT from the exons ATGGATTGTCATCCAGTTGGTATgcaagttgacgttttgttaaaagcaataaTTGATatgatttcacaagaatttaaatcaatgcgacaagatatgaGGAaggaatttgtaaaaatgcaagaaagcatggaAGATGTGGTATCAAAGCTTTTTGCAGAGATAAAAAAAGctgaaaccatgaacaatgcaatgccAGTTGAAGAAACATCACAAACAACAGTTATAAAATCCGATATCAGCCTTAATATTGAGGAAGTTTATTCTGAGAAGGCACCAGTCTTTCCTCTTGTTGAAGTTatcaaagaagaacctttgctGTTGGAAGAATATGAGGTTTCACAGACTGAGAATGATGACCCAAATATATccatgttaaataaatttcttccTCAATCAGATATTGGAGTGAATGCCACAGTCGAAATCGTTAAACCACAAAGCTGTGTTGCAAGAAACTCAGATGAAGAATTCAGCGATTCTGTGGAGATGTTTCTCAATAAATCCACTGCAATTGAAAGAATTAATGCTTGCAAAGTTGATGCTCAGTTGCTTGttggaaataacaaagaaaaacaattttcttgcaatttttgcgatagatcattcaaatgcaaaaaagacTTGAAAGTTcatttaagaactcacacaggtgagcgaccttatcaatgccaaatTTGTGACAAGTCGTTTACCATAAGTGGAAATTtgcaagctcatatgagaatccacactggagagcgaccttatcaatgcgatgtgtgccacaagctaTTTATCCAAAGCAA tggtttaaaacatcatatgagaactcacactggagagcgaccttatcaatgccataTATGTCAAAAGTCATTTTCCAAAAAGAGCAATTTGCGGACTCATGAAACTATTCACACTGGAAAGCGaacttga
- the LOC143448643 gene encoding uncharacterized protein LOC143448643 produces MTTHTGERPYQCDVCHKSFSDSSSLNRHLRTHTGERPYQCDVCHKSFAQCGNLKAHMRIHTGERPYQCEVCQKSFSVSSQLKTHMTNHTGEQPLQENMEDIVSKILAETKKAETINNTIQINKTSQALDVESDTGICIKEVYSENASVFPLVEAIKEEPLLLQHWEVSETDDPSISMSNMFSHQSKIGVNAAVKTVEPQTCIEEDHSEKASVYPQFDVIQDKLLLLQKYAVLQTETDDPTISILNKLTSQSEIGVKATVKTIDARNCIEKSSDEECSDSVEMFFDKSATNDRNNACKIQTQLFCVALRFLSDLSTVYGVCQMWTMEYHPVGMQVDDLLKAISDMISQEFKSMRQEMRKEFVKMQESMEDVISTHLADIKKTETMSNAMPVEETSQTTVIKSDISLNIEEVYSEKAPVFPLVEAIKEEPLLLEEYEVSQTGNDNPNISMLNEFLPQLDIGVNATVKIVKPKSCVARNSDEECSDSVEMFLNKSTAIERINACKVDGQLLVENNKVNHFSCNFCDKSFKYKSNLNRHLRTHTGERPYQCDVCHKSFTQSNTLKTHMRIHTGERPYPCNMCLKSFSNSSNLKNHMRTHTAPLSMPNLSQVIYHK; encoded by the exons atgacaactcacactggagagcgaccttatcaatgcgatgtgtgccacaagtcattttcagaTAGCAGCAGTTTGAACAGACAtttgagaactcacactggagagcgtccttatcaatgcgatgtgtgccacaagtcatttgcCCAATGCGgcaatttaaaagctcatatgagaatccacactggagagcgaccttatcaatgcgaagTGTGCCAAAAGTCATTTTCCGTTAGCAGCcaattgaaaactcatatgacaAATCACACAGGAGAGCAACCTT TGCAAGAAAATATGGAAGATATAGTTTCAAAGATTCTGgcagaaacaaagaaagctgaaacaataaacaatacaatacagaTTAATAAAACGTCACAAGCATTAGATGTAGAATCTGACACGGGTATTTGTATTAAAGAAGTTTATTCTGAGAATGCATCAGTTTTTCCTCTTGTTGAAGCTatcaaagaagaacctttgctGTTGCAGCATTGGGAGGTTTCTGAAACGGATGACCCAAGTATTTCCATGTCAAACATGTTTTCTCATCAATCGAAGATTGGAGTAAATGCCGCAGTTAAAACTGTTGAGCCCCAAACCTGTATTGAAGAAGATCATTCTGAAAAGGCATCAGTTTATCCTCAATTTGATGTTATTCAAGACAAACTTttgttgttgcaaaaataTGCAGTTTTGCAAACTGAGACTGATGACCCAACTATATccatattaaataaattaacttcTCAATCAGAGATTGGAGTAAAAGCCACAGTTAAAACGATCGATGCAAGAAACtgcattgaaaaaagttcagaTGAAGAATGCAGCGATTCAGTGGAAATGTTCTTTGATAAATCTGCAACAAATGATAGAAACAATGCTTGCAAGATCCAGACTCAGTTGTTT TGTGTTGCTCTAAGATTTCTAAGTGATCTGAGCACTGTTTATGGTGTGTGCCAAATGTGG ACAATGGAGTATCACCCAGTTGGAATGCAAGTTGATgatttgttaaaagcaatcagtgatatgatttcacaagaatttaaatcaatgcgACAAGAGATGAGAAaggaatttgtaaaaatgcaagaaagcatggaAGATGTGATTTCAACACATCTTGCAGATATAAAGAAAACTGAAACCATGAGCAATGCAATGCCAGTTGAAGAAACATCGCAAACAACAGTTATAAAATCAGATATCAGCCTTAATATTGAGGAAGTTTATTCCGAGAAGGCACCAGTTTTTCCTCTTGTTGAAGCTatcaaagaagaacctttgctGTTGGAAGAATATGAGGTTTCACAGACTGGGAATGATAACCCAAATATATCCATGTTAAATGAATTTCTTCCTCAATTAGATATTGGAGTGAATGCCACagtcaaaattgttaaaccaAAAAGCTGTGTTGCAAGAAACTCAGATGAAGAATGCAGCGATTCTGTGGAGATGTTTCTCAATAAATCTACTGCAATTGAAAGAATTAATGCTTGCAAAGTTGATGGTCAGTTGCTTgttgaaaataacaaagtaaatcatttttcttgcaatttttgcgataaatcattcaaatacAAAAGTAATTTGAACAGACAtctaagaactcacacaggtgagcgaccttatcaatgcgatgtgtgccacaagtcatttacccaaagcaacactttaaaaactcatatgagaatccacactggagagagACCTTATCCATGCAATATgtgcctcaagtcattttccAATAgcagcaatttaaaaaatcatatgagaactcacacagcgcccttatcaatgccgaatttgtcacaagtcatttatcaCAAGTGA
- the LOC143449217 gene encoding uncharacterized protein LOC143449217: protein METDLIQNQVDGNGATTTIRHLFLQEIKSVRLNVEKEFVKLEERIEELISKHFLEETDRTEVVSNTLSYEQASGSPSIQSDVCDQEAYCENSSIFAHFEKIKEEFLLDEEQEGSQRFYFKQSETFPKHVAENLSENFENNCYTSLSRSGVSDVSSNASGIDNYSVNNGFLSDQESKSFENTTNKEPCAISALENFQQPINQKGLTGKCCRETVTKVGCMNKACLQKPLHLSSKTARGQYTCEICGKEFGKRFNLNRHKRCLHPDETDTIKCQHTCEICGKQFVKKFNLDRHKLFHTGEKPSPVEDSRTCEFCGKQFAKRFNLNRHKLLHTNEMSRTLESV, encoded by the coding sequence ATGGAAACTGACCTGATCCAGAATCAGGTTGATGGAAATGGTGCAACAACGACAATCCGACACTTGTTCttgcaagaaataaaatcagTCAGGTTGAATGTGGAGAAagaatttgtaaaattggaaGAAAGAATTGAAGAATTGATTTCAAAGCATTTTCTGGAAGAAACTGATAGAACTGAAGTTGTGAGCAACACGTTATCATATGAACAAGCATCAGGTTCACCATCTATACAATCTGATGTTTGTGATCAAGAAGCTTATTGTGAAAACTCATCaatttttgctcattttgaaaagattaaagaGGAATTTTTGTTAGATGAAGAACAAGAAGGTTCGCAACggttttactttaaacaatcTGAAACATTTCCTAAACATGTAGCTGAGAATTTGtctgaaaactttgaaaacaactGCTACACTTCTCTGAGTCGTAGTGGTGTATCGGACGTTTCAAGTAATGCTTCTGGAATTGACAATTATTCTGTGAATAATGGGTTTTTGTCAGATCAGGAGtcgaaaagttttgaaaacacaacaaacaaagaacCTTGTGCAATTAGTGCtttagaaaattttcaacagcCCATTAATCAAAAAGGTTTAACTGGGAAATGTTGCCGTGAAACCGTGACTAAGGTTGGCTGCATGAACAAGGCATGTTTACAAAAACCCTTACATCTGTCGTCTAAAACCGCTAGAGGCCAGTATACCTGCGAAATCTGCGGTAAggaatttggaaaaaggttCAATCTTAACAGACATAAACGTTGTCTTCACCCAGATGAAACTGACACTATAAAATGTCAACACACTTGTGAAATTTGTGGTAAGCAGTTTGTGAAGAAGTTTAATCTTGATAGACACAAGCTGTTTCATACAGGCGAAAAGCCTAGCCCCGTAGAAGATTCACGCACTTGTGAATTCTGCGGCAAACAGTTTGCAAAAAGATTCAATCTTAATAGACACAAGCTGCTCCACACAAATGAAATGTCTAGAACTTTGGAAAGCGTTTGA
- the LOC143449224 gene encoding uncharacterized protein LOC143449224 isoform X2, with amino-acid sequence MDCHPVGMQVDVLLKAIIDMISQEFKSMRQDMRKEFVKMQESMEDVVSKLFAEIKKAETMNNAMPVEETSQTTVIKSDISLNIEEVYSEKAPVFPLVEVIKEEPLLLEEYEVSQTENDDPNISMLNKFLPQSDIGVNATVEIVKPQSCVARNSDEEFSDSVEMFLNKSTAIERINACKVDAQLFV; translated from the coding sequence ATGGATTGTCATCCAGTTGGTATgcaagttgacgttttgttaaaagcaataaTTGATatgatttcacaagaatttaaatcaatgcgacaagatatgaGGAaggaatttgtaaaaatgcaagaaagcatggaAGATGTGGTATCAAAGCTTTTTGCAGAGATAAAAAAAGctgaaaccatgaacaatgcaatgccAGTTGAAGAAACATCACAAACAACAGTTATAAAATCCGATATCAGCCTTAATATTGAGGAAGTTTATTCTGAGAAGGCACCAGTCTTTCCTCTTGTTGAAGTTatcaaagaagaacctttgctGTTGGAAGAATATGAGGTTTCACAGACTGAGAATGATGACCCAAATATATccatgttaaataaatttcttccTCAATCAGATATTGGAGTGAATGCCACAGTCGAAATCGTTAAACCACAAAGCTGTGTTGCAAGAAACTCAGATGAAGAATTCAGCGATTCTGTGGAGATGTTTCTCAATAAATCCACTGCAATTGAAAGAATTAATGCTTGCAAAGTTGATGCTCAGTTG